Within Triticum dicoccoides isolate Atlit2015 ecotype Zavitan chromosome 1B, WEW_v2.0, whole genome shotgun sequence, the genomic segment AGGTCCTGCTTCTTTGATACATAGTTTGCCTCCACCACTGTGGCAAAAACTGGGAAACCATTCTTTGTATTTAAAGACAGGTCAAAATTGTTTGTGTATATCCCCGTAACCTCCTGAAATGGATAAGCAGCGTTAATCAATGTGTGCTTTCTACAGTAATATATATGAACCAATAAGAGGAGTCTGGAGAACATTACAATTTCCTCTCCTGGACGAGCgcagtcaatcagatcattcagaaGTATCACTTCCTTGTACCTGGGAAGCCTGCCAGCAGGAACAATCCCTGGGCTTTCCTGAAGAGTGAGTTTCTGATAGTTCCTGTATATAGTCTTCCAAGGGAAAATAGTTCAGTCATGCATACCCAATGCAAAAAGATCAATATCATGCAAGGAGAAAAATAATACTAAGCTTAACTGTTTAATGCTACTTACTTGCTCAATGTTGACAGTAAATGGACCTTTCGATTGGCATTCAGGGCAAGACCCAACCCTTACTTCAGTGTACGAGTTCTGGAAGAAAGGACCCAGGACAGTTCCACATTTGCTACAGTCATACTTGACCTGCTGCAGCTGAGGGAACACACCTGACCTTCGAGTAACGACACCCCCAATTCGAATCATTGTGTTCAGATGAATTTGCCTGAACAATGACAAGTAGGATTAAGGACATGATTTAATTTGGGACCAAAGAGAACACATGGTAAAAAGGTATGTTCTTTACCTGATATTGCGTATTTGATCATAGACAGGAAGGTTGGTTATTCGCACATATATTTTTTGATGAATGTTTCTGTAATTCTTGTGGAGATCAAAAACAACATTTTTGCCCACTTCCTCCATAACTTCCAGCACCGATTGAGGTGCATCAGCCAACCAGATGGCAATGTTTGGGTGTATATAAATAAATTGCTTGTAGTCTATCTCCAAACTACACTTGTTAGCTGCAAAACAATGCAAGTAAAGATTACAAGATGCCAATTGTTATAACCAGTATAGTGCAGCCTCTTTCATGTAAACTGGGAAAGTGGAGAAAAACAGTACCTAAAACCATCTCATTAATTAGTCTGACATATTCAAACTCTCCTTGTTCATTCTTAGGGTTTACATATGTAAGAAGAAATTCTTTAAATTTCTTTGCGATGAAGCGCCGGACTTCATCTCTTGTGACCCACTCTCGAAGTGTTCCTTGCACacgatacatgttcatctcatcttcttcatcaaatTCATCCTGCAGAAAATACAACCACTTGAAAACTGGACAACCATATAAGCCCTTCAAACATGAGTTGTCTATTTCAACTGAAATATCTAGAAAATAGGAACAGAATCAACAGCAAATGCTAAACAAAATCATGATTAATTTCTGTTCAAAATGAAAATACCTCATATCCATCATCATCGGTCTGATCAGTCATAGGCACATCACCGCCAGAATATGGCTGCGATCTTCCAGGTGAACTAGGAGTGagaccatcaccatcatcatcacttcTGGGTGTTCTTGGTCCTCCACTTGGTTGTCTAAAATTAGCCCTGTGCCTTTTAGGACGCCTGAAGTTCATGTCCTCATCTGTATCTGCACAAACAAAGAAATGTTGACTGACATCCAAACATTTGTTTTTTATGTTATCGATCAGGGATACCCACTACTGAGGAAAACTCACAAGTCATAACCATCCATACAAGGATACCATAACTAAGATCCTCAAGCAAATCCAACCTTACTTATTTTTATATAAATAATGATCCTAATTTTTGAAGATACGTCACATCTTTTGATAAATGGAGACAGTCAGAAAAATACACAATGTAAATATGATACTACTTATTGATATTTTAAGGGGGGAAAAGCATTATTGTATGGCCTCCAAAGTTCCTAGGCATGTGACATTTCGATCAAACTTGAAAGAACATTCTACCACAACTAACAATATGAAAAATAAACATAACCCAAAATACTCAAGCAGCAATTCAAACAGACAGAATATAAGTGCAAAGGAAAAAAGGTAAGGTTTGTCCTAGTACTCCATAGAAAATAAGAACTGTGTGTGAAGCCATTACCCTGATCATGAAGCATACGAGGTAATTTTCGATCAGCTGTTGCACCAGTCCTCACATCCCTTGCATGAAGTTCCGCTTCTGCAGCCCTTCGATCAGCCATGATCTCATCCAGGTTCCTCTCATCCTCTATCGAGTCATCTAACCCAACCGACTCATACTGATCCTGCTCATCCATTCTTCGGTAATCACTGCAAAGGGTGGAAAAGGATAAGAGGACTAGCAAGAACTTCACAGTTTCAAACATGTTTGTGTTTGTTTGAGGTATGGCTTATTTCATACACACTAAAAAATGCAATCTCATAGATAACTGAACTATCTTGTAACCAAATAGCAAACTGTATAGCAAAATGCATTATTACTCAACAATGCAGTTTCCAAAATATCAATGAATCCACAAAGTAAAAAAACACATTAGCAAAACTGCAGGACAATAGAAAAGATCAGTTAATTTGTGTACGTGACTGAACAATACCAGGCATCTGGACAGCAGACAAGTAATCAACAAATCCTATTCAGACAAccaattcatcaaaaagggataggaCATGACAGGTACTAGTTCATATAGGCCACTGAAATTGGTAaactgaaatataacccaagaaatTACCAAGCAGAACCATCGGGTTTAAATATTCAATACAGGAGGTTAGCAGACATTTCTAAATTGTACAGTTCAAGGAACTAACAAAACATTAAAGGTAACAAAAAAGACACAATCCGGTGAAGTGTTTGACTATTCCCTTGTTTGTGCCACAAATCTGACTATTTATGAAGTAAATCTAGGCCGCAATCCCTAGATTCTCGAACCGCAAAAGTCGCTGAATAACCAATTTATTGCCAGATCCAACGGACTAAACCTGTCAACTACTAGTAGAAACACCTAAACGCTGTCCCAAATAAGACTAGATCCGGAAAATCTCCAGCTCGGACGTTCCTGTCTTACTTGAGGTAGTCGTCGTTGAAGAGGTCCtccccatcgtcttcctcctcgtcgcgGATAACGGTGGCGCCGTCGTCCTCGGGGAGCACATTGGGGTCGACCTCCGCCTCGCCATCGTCGTCCGAGTAGGAGGACGGGTCGGTGGCGCCGCGGCTGGTGGTGGTGTTGGGCGGCAGCCGGTCGGTGCTGAAGCCCGGCGAGCCCGGGGTCGACGGCGCGTTGTTCTCCGAGTCGTCCTGGGAAAAGCAAATCAGCCGGCGAGAAGGTTAGATCCGGAGGCGGCGACCGCGCGCTGCGGCGGCGGCCTGGTTCGGGGGGAGAGGGGAGGATGGGGGAGACGGGCCGCTTACCATCCGCGGGGTCTGAGGAGGCTCCTGAGGAGGACGCGTGTGGCTGTGCGCCGAGGCTAGGGTTTCGGCGGGAAGGGGGGAATGGTGGGGAGAGACTGTGTTTCGGCGGGAAGGGGATATAttgggggagagggagagaggtttCGGCGGGAAGGTGGGGTGGGTGATGGCGGGAAGGGGGAGGCGGCACGGGATGCTACAAATGGGCCGAAAGCCTTGTGCCGATTGTACATTACAACACTGCAGACCCTTCATACATCGTGGGCTGAGACTGAGTTGGGAGAAGCCTAAGGTGTGACCCACCCAACAGGAGGGAATTCCCTATTCCCCGCTTACTGCGGCAACTAGTCGCCGCTTCGCACAGGGCGCAGCTCACCCTGGGCCAGCCCATTTGAGTGGTTTCGCTTCGCGAGATTAAAAAACAGCAAAAAATGGTCGCGCAAGGGATCGAACCGATAGCCACCGTGACTGACTCGTGGATGCGAAACTTACAGAAACCAAAAGCAACGACAAAACTTAAAACAAGTTTGCGGAAATTCCAAAaaacttttgttctttctactggtTTTTCTTCACAGTCTTATTCTGTTCTTTCTTTTTACTCCTtttctttgtttcttgtttttttaatatttttcctttttatttttaagcttttcaaaaagttcaaatatggttcagaattttcaaaaatgttctttTTGTCCAAATTTGTTCATATTTCTGAAATAGCGTTCACATTTTCGAAAAATGTTCctgattttttgtttgtttttcttcttctcttttcttaAAAAGAAATTCAAAATATTCAAATTTTGTTCGTATTTCTAAAAGATGTTCAGTTTCgtaaaaatgttctcaaaattcaaaaattgttctcgaTACACAGAAAAGTTCAAAACCTTTGAAATGCTGAAAATGTACCGGATTTCATAAAATATTTACGTTTTCATAAAATGTttgtgcttccaaatttgttcggggttttttaaaatttgttctcaagattcaaaaaaatgattgtgctttaaaaaattgttcatgcttccaaatttgtttggaatttttcaaaatggttctctatttcaaaatttgttctcaagattcaaaaaatgttcatgctttaaaaaaatcacgcttccaaatttgttcgggacTTTTCAAAATTATTTTCTATTTctgaatttgttctcaagattcaaaaaatgtccgtgctttaaaaaattgttcgcgctcCCAAAAAAATtatctgtttcaaaatttgttctcaagattcaaaaatgtttgtgctttaaaaaattattcatgcttccaaatttgttctccgcttcaaaaaatgtttgtgctttaaagaaatgtcacaaattccaaaaatgtttggaaaattcaaaatttgttctttTCAAAAGAAAAAATGCGTAATCATACGTTCAAAAAACTGTTCACTACAGTAGCTAATTCCAGTTCAACACAACAGTCAAGCCCAGTTGTACCTTGTGCTAAGTTATTTTCGATGCGGTTTGTTCCACTACAAACAATGCTAGTTAGGTGGAGTGGTTGGTGCCTCCCTCCGTTTTTGCTTCTAGTGGTACAGCGCGATGGGCCGGCCAGGCTACCCCCGTGTGTGGCGACGCCAGTTTGACGCAAAGAGTGTCCAATATGAGCTCCCCAACAGGAGCAATTAGTTGACGAATGCTTCTTCGGGAGCCTCACAATGATCAGCGCCACTCGGCGCGCTCTCAGCCACCCGCTACGTGTCGCGTTCTGGGCGCTTCTTCTGGATTTTTTTCGCAcgtgtttttggctttttaaacggtttttcccGGGGGTTTTCGAAGTTTCGGTTTTCCACCGGTCCTCCTTGGCTTTTGGATAAAAAAGTTGcaagaaaaaaacgtgttttcttcttctttttttgcgagagtcacggttttgctttcgtgaaaggcacggccgtgcctctcagaaaccgGAAAAAAAACGTCTTTTCTGTGTTTTTTCATGAAAGGCacaattttgcttccgcgagaggcacggttgtgcttccacgtgcctctcggaaacggaaaaaagggttttctattttttttcgtgAGAGACAcgattttgcttctgcgagaggcacaaccatgcctcctcgaaaacggaaaaaaatgttttctcttcttttttttcttccgcgagaggcacgattttgcttacgTGAGAGGCGCGGccatgcctctttcgaaaagggaaaaaatcCGTGCTCCTGGTTCGATATTTTCGCCCGGTTTTTTTACAAAAAAAACTGCAGGCCCTATCAACATGGGATTTAGTTTTGATGATCTTGACTCGAGGAATCCAACGGTGGAAACTGTCTGAGATTTAgacgcacggtttaaaagatagaacgttttgaataaacggatcaacGAAAAGAGAAAAAACTCCCAGGTTGTAACAAGTGACGAACATCGCGCCACTTTGTCACAACATGAGAAGGTGAGAGTGATCTTTGCAATGAGTACTCCTCAATTTGTGATTTTGTCCACCCAACGTCTTCTACGTTGCCTCTGTAAGCCTATGGCCTGGACCATGCTGAGCCTTTGCACAACTGCCGTACATAGTCGTCTAAGCTATATAACGCCTACTGCGATGAGCGAGTAGCGCAAAACGGGCTGACCTACTTTGAGCGTTGAGGCAGTGCCTGGcaaaccggttttgggaaccttcctgAGGATTTCTTCAACCGGTTTTTTCTGTTGTTTTTTCTTTTACTATTTTTtggtctttcttttttatttttgtttctgtttctttttctatttcttatCCTTTTTAGCATTTAATTTTATCCtttgttttaaaaaatgtttgaaattcaaaattttgttcataatTACAAAAAAAAAATCTTGGTTTAAAAAATCAGTTTTAGAAAAATCACAGTTCAAAAATTGTTCAGCGTATATTACAAATTTTTTTATGTATATTTAAAAGTTGTTCATCATATATCGCAAAACTGCTCAATGTGTATTTAAATATTGTTCagcttatatcacaaaaatgttcaatgtttagttaaaaaatgttcatcgtatatttaTAGAAAATATTTTAATGTATATTTAACAAAATGTTTGTATATCACAAAAAtattcaatgtgtatttaaaaaaaTCAGCATATATGAAAAAATTTCAATGTGTATTTAAATTGTCGTCGTTTTTTTACAAAACTGTTCAATGGTAAAAGATATTGATTTTTTTCTTGATCTGGCAGCGCATTGAGTTCATAAATATTTTCACGGGATACTAACCATGAACACCTAGCAGCTCAAATGGTGAATTACTCGTTGTCACCTGGTTAAGAAGAGTTCGAACCCTTTTAGTGCTTGGTTTTTCTTTCTGTTTAGTAGAGGCTTCGCCATGATGCCattgaatgggccggcccattcagaTCGCGCCTGCGTGAAAGGTTGTCCTTTTGACGCTAGCGGTTAGGGACTCTCTACTGCGACGCTACCTTCCATATCGCGTGAACTTTTTTCGCACCTACTAGGCCGGCCTGGACCAATATGGATAGAGTTTTTAGGCGTGTTTTTTCTCTGCTGTGTGTGTTCTGTGTTTATTGGGTTTTCTTGCGGGTTCTGGTTTTCTATGTTTATTTCGGTTTTCTGTGTCAGTTTTCAATAGTTTTCTTTTGGGTTTTGGTTTGAAGTGTTTTTTTACAGATTTTGTTGGGGTTTTTTCCAACATAAATTCTGGATCGAGCGCGCGCATGATTTGGTGAAAACGAACCGCCGAGCTAAGCGACAAAACAAATTGAAACAAGGCTACAACACTCTGCGTGCGTGAGGGCTTGGTGTTTTTCTTTTGCAGAGGACGGGGTCATCATAGGAGTTGCATGCAACTTTATGTGTACTTTTTATACAAAAATCAATAAGTCATATATTTTAAACCCCACGTCGGTATTAATATCCATTTCATCGTTGAAATCCTCTTGATGTAAATTGGCAAAAAATATCAATGTCAACTTTGGTGTAATATGGTGTAACTTTATTATTACATGATGCAATTTTAATAGTACACGGTGCAATTCTTTTCAAACCCAATTTTGGAGCAACATGCTCCAACCTCCTATGAGGTTGCAACGTAACAAACATGACAACCACCTTTTTGTGACGTGCAAATAGTCTGTTGCCCCAGTTAACTAactagtagtagtagatgtgcaACTCCTGTCATACTCGTTGATGTGTATTTTTCACTATTGGCACACCATGTTCCACCGACGCTGCCAATGGTAGGGGCAACTTAGTCTTTTGTTTGAGCCAACTACCTAGTAGTCCAGGTGCAACTCCTTTCCTTCCCTATTCGTGGATGCATAGTTTCAGTTGGCGGGGGCAACATACAttcgggggtatataaagattttttatcttgggaaacaagcaaacgggagGAAGACGGAGTCGGgaaggttcccgaggtgggcacaacccacctgggcgcgccaggcaaggcaggtgtgccctggtgtcttgtgccctcctcatTTGCCTTCCTGGTTATTCCTTATTTTCCTAATATTTGTAATATTCTAAATCTGACAAAATATTTTTGTAGATTTTtcggagtccatttacttaccgtatcacgtacctcctatcTCTCAGGATTCtagagtgtttcgggaggtttcctttatgtgttcctctggtgtcatggtttggataatattgctttcaacaataataaacgtacctgagatatagtgtttaattctttgtccattgaacaccttcgggttagtaccttcggcattattgatTTTAATAGCTCTAGAGCGATAAACCTCTTcgataatatatggtccttcccatttaaaGAGAAATTTTCCTGTaaagaatctaaaatgagagttgtacaagagAACATATTCTCCTACTTCGAATTCCCGCTTttagattcttttatcatgccatcttttattattttttaaataatttggcattttcataagcttgggttcttcattcatctaatgagctaatatcaaataacctcttttcactggtaagtttgaaatcatagttgagttctttaattgcccaatatgccttaaattctaactcaagaggcaaatgacaaatttttccataaaacattttataggtagacatacccataggaatttttatatgttgttctgtaggcccaaagtgcatcatccgattttctagaccaattctttcgtgacctattaacagttttttgtaatatcagttttatttctctattgctaagttcaacctgaccactagattgaggatgatagggtgaagcaattctatggttaacatcatatttagcaagcattttacggaaagcaccatgaataaagtgtgagccaccatcagtcattaaatatccagggactccaaaccttgggaaaataacttctttaagcattttaatggaagtgttatgattagcacaattagtcggaatagcttctaccccttagtaacataatcaacaacaaccaaaatatgtgtatacacattaggggaaggaaacggtcccatataatcaaaaccccaaacatcaaatggttcaacaacaagtgaataattcataggcatttcttgacgcttatcgatattacgaatctttgacattcatcacaagataaaactagattgcaataccttgtgagcagttctatctccaatatgatgccctccataatctttgaagtgacatttccataggatttgttcatgttcatgctcaggtacacaacgtctaataatatcatctactcctttataaagatgtgggtcatcccaaaagtaatgtcttaaatcatagaagattttgttttcttttgttggtatgtagaactaggtggtatatatttagcaacaatgtaatcctATATAATTAAGAGATTGATCCCCACTACTTTGATTTATCTTAACATGCAACCCCTCCACATCACCAGTCTAGCCAAATAAGCAATTCTCCACATGCATGCTGCCACGTCATGCTGCATTTAGTTTCAAGCCGTGAACATGTATCAGCCCATCTCTAACATGCAACATTCCACAATAGGAAATTAATCTATTCCAAAAAAATCAGAAGAAAAACTGTATTTCTAACCTTTATCATTTTGTTTCTGAGGCGTTATGTCTCTTCTGCCTATCCATCTTCTTGCCTCATCGCCATGGTTCAATTCATCTTCTGTCAACAAATCTTCACCGCGGCCTTCCCTATTCTTCTACTCCCCTATTTATCCGTATAGAGAGGAAGGAGAAACCTCTGCGCTGATGACGGTCGGGACACATGTGATCACCGCTAGCAAGGGATGCGCCGGCGCCCATACGCCCCGGCATCGAGCCGACCTTTCGGTGAACGATGCATGCAACTGTCGGCGTCGTCCTTCAACAACACATGCATCAAAGGTGGGTGCTCTCCTTCCTCTCTAGCAAACTTAGATCTGAACGATTTTGTAGTTACATTTTTTCAGGTGAATTTTGTAGTTGTCTTGGTTGGAAGCTCATGTTCCGAGACAGAGTAgcttcaatctcatcaccatcctcgtcatcatcatcttcttcttcttcactttgcttttattcacatacatgcttggccttcaatgcaagattgatatttgatgttgaggtaccatgcatgcaagatgttttgtggcatttgcctttgactcttcaaatagttggaaagtggatatgatgtcatctggagtcatttccttgaatccatgatgttgtcttatgtcccacgccatttggtgatgatatggagcaagagcatgaagcaacttatccacaaggaatcGCTTAATCAAGTTGAATCCATCTTGAGTCTTGTCACATTCACATGACTCAATCTCGGCGGTGatagtcatgagacgctcaagtaGTTGCTTGGGAgactcacctttctccatacaaaagttttgcacttgacccttggcaatttcatattgagcaagtcGGAGAGTGGAAGTACCGGTCTTGGTCCTCACAATGTTATCCCGCAATTCCTTAGCACTTGTGATATGTATATATGGTCTCCTTTGCTTGTTAGTCATACCTCTTCTTATGCACATGGTTGCtatgtcattgagattcttgtcataaactTCTCTTGGAGTAAGATTCTTCGGGTCAATAGCTTGgtagccatactccaagatctccaacatctcatcatttccatatcgaagatgatcctgcatagcaactctccacaaagcaaaatcggtagtgtcatcaagtaaaggaggtttgccttgagggttatacttaggtttctctattcgaggtcttgcataaagccaaggaacactggagtgttcattactaggaggttgttggccaagTGAGGGAGTAGGCACAACTGGCCTCGAGGTTGCACCACCAGAAAGTGGTGCAAGCATCATGGTTAGTGTGGCtatcctcatttggaccaaggcctcaagagaggcatcatgctcctccttttgcttagcaagaGCTCATTCCAGATCCTTTGAGGTGAAGGACTTGGCTTCCGTGGAAGCCCCGCCCGTACTCTTCAGATttgcaacaaggggagtcccatcggggttcatctcgctctagggcggttaagccacaagaatagagcacgaggctctgataccaattgaaaggatcgatatggacctagaggggggatgaataggtacaataacaaattttaattgttacttagcaattttaggcagtaAGGCGGAATATGAAGtttagcctaacaattgcaagtgtgatgttatgagctaagcaa encodes:
- the LOC119344655 gene encoding DNA replication licensing factor MCM2-like, translating into MDDSENNAPSTPGSPGFSTDRLPPNTTTSRGATDPSSYSDDDGEAEVDPNVLPEDDGATVIRDEEEDDGEDLFNDDYLNDYRRMDEQDQYESVGLDDSIEDERNLDEIMADRRAAEAELHARDVRTGATADRKLPRMLHDQDTDEDMNFRRPKRHRANFRQPSGGPRTPRSDDDGDGLTPSSPGRSQPYSGGDVPMTDQTDDDGYEDEFDEEDEMNMYRVQGTLREWVTRDEVRRFIAKKFKEFLLTYVNPKNEQGEFEYVRLINEMVLANKCSLEIDYKQFIYIHPNIAIWLADAPQSVLEVMEEVGKNVVFDLHKNYRNIHQKIYVRITNLPVYDQIRNIRQIHLNTMIRIGGVVTRRSGVFPQLQQVKYDCSKCGTVLGPFFQNSYTEVRVGSCPECQSKGPFTVNIEQTIYRNYQKLTLQESPGIVPAGRLPRYKEVILLNDLIDCARPGEEIEVTGIYTNNFDLSLNTKNGFPVFATVVEANYVSKKQDLFSAYKLTDEDKAEIEKLSKDPRISERIVKSIAPSIYGHEDIKTAIALAMFGGQEKNVKGKHRLRGDINCLLLGDPGTAKSQFLKYVEKTGHRAVYTTGKGASAVGLTAAVHKDPVTREWTLEGGALVLADRGICLIDEFDKMNDQDRVSIHEAMEQQSISISKAGIVTSLQARCSVIAAANPVGGRYDSSKTFTQNVELTDPIISRFDVLCVVKDIVDPFTDEMLARFVVDSHARSQPKGGNLEDRVVADEEDDPLTVARNADPDILSQDMLKKYITYAKLNVFPKIHDADLDKISHVYAELRRESSHGQGVPIAVRHIESIIRMSEAHAKMHLRSYVSQEDVDMAIRVLLDSFISTQKFGVQKALQKNFRKYMTYKKDYNELLLLLLRTLVKEALHFEEIVSGSTARLTHVEVKVDDLKNKAQEYEIYDLRPFFSSSHFSDNSFVLDEGRGIIRHPVAA